In the genome of Streptomyces sp. 846.5, the window TTCGTCCTGATCACCAATGTCATCGGCTCGTTCCAGCTCTTCGACACGGTCTTCGTGATGACCCAGGGCGGCCCGGGGACCTCGACCACCACCCTCAACTACTACATCTACCAGCAGGCGTTCCAGCTCTTCCACGCCGGCTACGCGGCGACCCTCGCGATCGTGCTCTTTCTCATGATCCTGCTGGTGACGGCCGGTCAGTTCCTGTACTTCCGCAAGCGCACCGTCTACGACTTCAGCTGAGGGACGGTCACCATGTCAAGCACCGCTGTTCGCAGGACGCTGCTCTACGTGGCCCTCCTGGCCGGAGCACTGGTCTCGGTCGCGCCCTACCTGATGACCCTGAACGCCTCCTTCAAGACCACCCAGGGGATGTTCTCCACCCAGGCCTGGACCCCGGCCCACCCGGCCACCTTCTCCAACTTCAGCTCGCTGTGGTCCCAGTACGACATGTCGGGCTTCATGGTGCACACCCTGATCGTGTCGGTCGCCATCACCATCGGCCAGGTGGTGTTCTGCTCGCTCAGCGCCTACGCCTTCGCCCGGATGGAGTTCCCCGGCCGGGACCTGCTGTTCTGGGGCTTCGTGGCCACCATGATGGTCCCTCAGATCGTGACCCTGGTACCGCTGTTCTTCATCATGAGCCACCTCCAGCTGGCGGACACCTACCGGGCGCTGATCCTGCCCTACGTCTTCGGCACCCCGTACGGCATCTTCCTGGTGCGGCAGTACTTCCGCACCATCCCACCGGACCTGGAGGCCGCCGCGCGCATCGACGGCGCCGGCACCTGGACCATCCTGTGGCGGATCATCCTGCCGCTGAGCCGCCCCATCCTGGCAACCCTGGCCACCGTCACCTTCGTCAACAGCTGGAACAACCTGCTCTGGCCGCTGATGGTGACCAGCAGCGAGCGCACCACGGTGGTCACCGTCGGCATCTCCGCGCTCCAGGGGCAGTACGCCTCCCAGCTCAACATCGTGCTGACCGCGGCGGCCGTGGCCCTGCTGCCGCTGATCGCCGTCTTCCTGCTGTTCCAGCGCCACAT includes:
- a CDS encoding carbohydrate ABC transporter permease, whose protein sequence is MSSTAVRRTLLYVALLAGALVSVAPYLMTLNASFKTTQGMFSTQAWTPAHPATFSNFSSLWSQYDMSGFMVHTLIVSVAITIGQVVFCSLSAYAFARMEFPGRDLLFWGFVATMMVPQIVTLVPLFFIMSHLQLADTYRALILPYVFGTPYGIFLVRQYFRTIPPDLEAAARIDGAGTWTILWRIILPLSRPILATLATVTFVNSWNNLLWPLMVTSSERTTVVTVGISALQGQYASQLNIVLTAAAVALLPLIAVFLLFQRHIVRSIALTGLK